A portion of the Phacochoerus africanus isolate WHEZ1 chromosome 5, ROS_Pafr_v1, whole genome shotgun sequence genome contains these proteins:
- the LOC125128389 gene encoding olfactory receptor 7A17-like → MEQENDTQFSDFILLGLSEEAEMQPLLFWLFLSMYLITLAGNLLIILTTIAASHLHTPMYFFLSSLSFSDICFISTTVPKMLLNLHIQDKSITYEGCLSQMYFFILFAELDIFLLSLMAYDRFVAICHPLRYATIMKPQLCGLLLLASWIMSLLASLPRGLLVLRLSFCTDLEIPHYFCEINQVIQLACSDALLNVIEMYVATVLMGVIPLSGIAVSYSRIVSSVLRITSARGRYKAFSTCGSHLSVVCMFYGTGLGVYLSSATTPNSRARAFASVMYTVVTPMLNPFIYSLRNKDMKGALTSLVSAVTFSERSECFSWGRRSSHG, encoded by the coding sequence ATGGAACAAGAAAATGACACCCAATTTTCAGACTTTATTCTCCTTGGACTGTCAGAAGAGGCAGAAATGCAGCCTCTCCTCTTTTGGCTTTTCCTCTCCATGTACCTGATCACTTTGGCGGGAAACCTTCTCATCATTCTGACCACCATCGctgcctcccacctccacacacccatgtacttcttcctgtcCAGCCTGTCTTTCTCAGACATCTGTTTCATCTCCACCACCGTCCCAAAGATGCTGCTGAACCTCCACATCCAGGACAAAAGCATCACCTACGAAGGCTGCCTCAGCCAGATGTATTTTTTCATCCTCTTTGCGGAACTGgacattttcctcctctctctgatggcctatgaccggttTGTAGCCATCTGCCACCCCCTGCGCTATGCAACCATCATGAAGCCCCAGCTCTGTGGCTTGCTGCTGCTGGCATCTTGGATAATGAGTCTCCTGGCCTCCTTGCCCCGTGGGTTACTGGTGTTGCGGCTGTCCTTTTGTACTGACTTGGAGATTCCGCATTACTTCTGTGAAATCAATCAGGTGATCCAACTGGCCTGTTCTGACGCGCTCCTCAACGTCATAGAGATGTACGTTGCCACTGTGCTGATGGGCGTTATCCCACTTTCAGGCATTGCTGTTTCCTATTCTCGGATTGTCTCCTCCGTACTGAGAATTACATCAGCCAGGGGGAGGTATAAGGCATTTTCCACCTGCGGGTCTCATCTTTCAGTGGTTTGCATGTTCTATGGCACGGGTCTTGGGGTCTACCTCAGTTCTGCCACGACCCCCAATTCCAGAGCCAGGGCGTTCGCCTCTGTCATGTACACTGTGGTCACTCCAATGCTGAATCCGTTTATTTACTCTCTGAGGAACAAGGACATGAAGGGCGCTCTTACAAGTCTTGTCAGCGCTGTCACTTTCAGTGAGCGAAGTGAATGTTTCTCTTGGGGCCGGAGAAGTTCTCATGGGTAG